In the Haloferula helveola genome, one interval contains:
- a CDS encoding PEP-CTERM sorting domain-containing protein encodes MHLRFTLAAIAVSAGVAGAAITVNSSSFSGVTSGAVNTAGTADWGYISVAGGFFDSNLGGAGASYSNTSFGTVSNNGGTVLSTVSGASTIGTVTLTEGTTGTDTIGGQGNVSNYTFDGTTAHGSYGNFAPNEANIWQMTFNDLGIGQYEITLYMGHSENNRVFDMDVSFDGGSTTEFTTTSPQIGTLGSTVAAYGSSGSAFTYNIDVTTTSATDDLTLTFGGVSGGFGGAILAGYTVTPIPEPSTCALIGLAGVAVFLRRRR; translated from the coding sequence ATGCATCTCCGGTTCACTCTCGCAGCCATCGCCGTCTCCGCCGGGGTCGCGGGTGCCGCCATCACGGTCAACAGCAGTTCCTTTTCCGGGGTGACCAGCGGGGCGGTCAACACGGCCGGAACGGCGGACTGGGGTTACATCAGCGTCGCCGGCGGATTCTTCGACAGCAATCTCGGAGGAGCCGGAGCGTCCTACAGCAACACGAGCTTCGGAACCGTATCGAACAACGGAGGGACCGTTCTCTCGACGGTCAGCGGCGCCTCCACCATCGGCACGGTCACCCTCACCGAAGGCACGACCGGCACCGATACCATCGGAGGCCAGGGCAATGTCTCGAACTACACCTTCGACGGCACGACTGCCCACGGATCGTACGGAAACTTCGCACCCAACGAAGCCAACATCTGGCAGATGACCTTCAACGATCTCGGCATCGGCCAGTACGAGATCACGCTCTACATGGGACACTCGGAGAACAACCGCGTGTTCGACATGGACGTCAGCTTCGACGGCGGTTCCACCACCGAGTTCACCACGACGTCGCCACAGATCGGCACGCTCGGGAGCACCGTCGCCGCCTACGGATCGAGTGGTTCCGCGTTCACCTACAACATCGATGTCACGACGACGTCCGCCACCGATGACCTGACCCTGACCTTCGGGGGAGTCAGCGGCGGATTCGGCGGAGCGATTTTGGCAGGCTACACCGTGACCCCGATTCCCGAGCCCTCGACCTGTGCCCTGATCGGCCTCGCGGGAGTGGCGGTTTTTCTTCGCCGCCGGCGCTAG
- a CDS encoding DM13 domain-containing protein: MKRSLKIPLFLVAAGVFAWLVFGVFGIQALFIDRKVEEQVPEAVMSLVSGQDGGSASTDAERALLGKGSFRQGDSTYTISGDAFLSRINGQLNLTFTGFDVTNGPDLFVYAVKSSSTDNQEVKSTVSEGGFINLGTLKGNIGDQNYALEDGLDLEDYPVISIWCRRFGRNFGSALIEPEPIPGSP; this comes from the coding sequence ATGAAGAGATCCCTGAAGATCCCATTGTTTCTCGTCGCAGCCGGAGTCTTCGCGTGGTTGGTGTTCGGAGTTTTCGGCATCCAAGCCCTGTTCATCGATCGGAAAGTCGAGGAGCAAGTGCCCGAGGCGGTCATGAGTCTGGTCTCCGGCCAGGACGGCGGATCCGCATCCACGGATGCGGAAAGGGCACTCCTCGGCAAAGGGTCTTTCCGGCAAGGCGACAGCACCTACACCATTTCGGGTGACGCGTTCCTCAGCCGGATCAATGGTCAACTCAACCTCACCTTCACCGGCTTCGATGTGACCAACGGCCCCGACCTTTTCGTCTATGCGGTCAAGAGCAGTTCGACCGACAACCAAGAGGTCAAGAGCACCGTCAGCGAAGGAGGATTCATCAATCTCGGCACGCTCAAGGGAAACATCGGCGACCAGAACTATGCGTTGGAGGACGGACTCGATCTTGAGGATTACCCCGTCATCTCCATCTGGTGCCGACGCTTCGGCCGGAACTTCGGATCAGCCCTGATCGAACCGGAACCGATCCCCGGGAGCCCCTGA